Proteins encoded in a region of the Cytobacillus pseudoceanisediminis genome:
- a CDS encoding glycosyltransferase yields the protein MLASIIFPVKNEGINVKNTLESFFSVEIGSPYEIIVVNDQSDDHCCDFLRDQFLNKNITVVNTSGVGAANARNAGAEKANGSILVFCDAHLEFEDSWLDRLLEPILEGTCDSITPAIGAIGNPNFIGYGQTLWVNERSNKFRTHWNTKRDYLFETAVLPGGCFAIRRDVFEDVGGFETGFPTWGHEDVELSIKLWLFGYNCYVQPKTKVLHLFRKVQPYKIELEDYYYNLLRLAYLHFNPSRIQKIRKMMIKHTKSKDVEKRVIQNGAMEKKQVYLKKRKFDDDWYFRRFGVEF from the coding sequence TTGCTTGCTTCCATCATCTTTCCTGTAAAAAACGAAGGAATAAACGTAAAGAACACACTTGAATCTTTTTTCTCCGTAGAGATTGGCTCTCCATATGAAATCATTGTTGTAAATGATCAGTCTGATGATCATTGCTGTGATTTTCTTCGGGATCAGTTTCTGAATAAAAATATCACAGTAGTGAATACATCCGGTGTCGGGGCAGCAAATGCAAGAAATGCAGGGGCAGAAAAAGCAAATGGGAGCATTCTTGTGTTTTGTGATGCCCATCTGGAATTTGAAGATTCGTGGCTAGACAGACTGCTTGAACCAATTCTTGAGGGGACCTGCGATTCCATTACCCCTGCCATTGGCGCTATAGGTAATCCCAATTTTATCGGGTATGGCCAAACACTATGGGTAAATGAAAGATCAAATAAGTTCAGGACCCACTGGAACACAAAAAGAGATTATCTATTTGAAACCGCCGTTCTGCCAGGCGGATGCTTTGCGATCAGACGGGATGTATTTGAAGATGTGGGAGGATTTGAAACAGGGTTTCCGACTTGGGGACATGAAGATGTGGAACTTTCTATTAAGCTCTGGTTATTCGGCTACAATTGTTATGTACAGCCAAAGACGAAAGTACTGCATTTATTCCGGAAAGTACAGCCCTACAAAATTGAACTGGAAGATTACTACTATAACCTATTAAGACTTGCCTATCTGCATTTTAACCCCAGCCGCATTCAAAAGATCCGTAAAATGATGATAAAGCATACTAAATCAAAAGATGTTGAAAAAAGAGTGATTCAGAATGGGGCAATGGAGAAGAAACAGGTTTATTTGAAGAAAAGGAAATTTGATGATGATTGGTATTTTCGGAGGTTTGGGGTTGAGTTTTGA